In Rhizobiales bacterium NRL2, a genomic segment contains:
- a CDS encoding prolipoprotein diacylglyceryl transferase, protein MLGIPFPNIDPVAFEVGPLAIRWYALAYIAGILFGWRYCLRLARRDTIRPNAHDFDDFVVWAVLGIILGGRIGYVVFYNAAYYLENPLDALMVWHGGMSFHGGLLGVLVAITVFSWRRGFSPLAMGDLVAAAAPIGLFFGRVANFVNGELFGRVADVPWAVIFPHGGDLPRHPSQLYEAFLEGLVLFAVLAILARRPGMRARTGFLTGVFLVGYGLARTFVELFREPDAQLGFILGPITMGQVLSAPMVLLGLYLMVRARRPAEV, encoded by the coding sequence ATGCTAGGAATCCCGTTCCCCAACATCGACCCTGTCGCCTTCGAGGTTGGGCCTTTGGCGATACGCTGGTACGCCTTAGCGTATATAGCCGGAATCCTGTTCGGCTGGCGCTACTGTCTCCGTCTTGCCAGACGCGACACGATCCGGCCGAACGCCCACGATTTCGATGACTTCGTGGTTTGGGCGGTTCTTGGGATCATACTGGGCGGCCGCATCGGCTACGTGGTCTTCTACAATGCCGCCTACTATCTGGAGAACCCGCTGGACGCCCTGATGGTCTGGCACGGCGGCATGTCGTTCCACGGCGGTCTCCTCGGCGTGCTCGTCGCCATCACGGTCTTCTCCTGGCGACGCGGCTTCTCGCCGCTGGCGATGGGCGATCTCGTCGCGGCGGCGGCGCCGATCGGCCTGTTCTTCGGCCGCGTGGCAAACTTCGTCAACGGCGAGCTCTTCGGTCGCGTAGCCGACGTGCCCTGGGCCGTAATCTTTCCGCACGGCGGCGACCTGCCGAGGCACCCGAGCCAGCTCTACGAGGCCTTCCTCGAGGGCCTGGTCTTGTTCGCCGTGTTGGCAATCCTGGCCCGTCGTCCCGGGATGCGAGCCCGGACCGGGTTCCTTACGGGGGTTTTCCTCGTCGGCTACGGCTTGGCCCGGACGTTCGTCGAGCTCTTCCGCGAGCCCGATGCCCAACTGGGCTTCATCCTCGGCCCGATCACGATGGGCCAGGTCCTGTCGGCCCCGATGGTCCTTCTGGGGCTCTACCTGATGGTTCGAGCGCGCCGCCCGGCAGAGGTGTAG
- a CDS encoding DNA methylase N-4, with translation MSETPKMTTRTQRRAGGARRTRQTRGGSREKAASTIAERRIDELRPYQGNARTHSRRQIGQIADSIDRFGFTNPVLIADDDTIIAGHGRVLAAKQLGLREVPTVRLSHMNEAERRAYILADNKLALNAGWDQELLAIELQALVDLDFDVEITGFSLAEIDFTLDAASERDVPGPAGPEDEIPDLPTTAISRPGDLWRCGRHRVLCGDARSPADYDLLLEGEEVDLVFTDPPYNVPIDGHVSGLGKVRHREFAFASGEMSEEAFIAFLTETLGAAADRCRDGAIAFVCMDWRHMGELLAAGRTVFDEMKNLCVWNKTNGGMGAFYRSKHELVFVFKVGTGPHVNSFGLGETGRYRTNVWDYAGINSFGVSRDADLAMHPTVKPVALVADAIRDCSRRGDIVLDGFGGSGTTLIAADQVGRKARLLEFDPAYCDTIVRRWERVTGKHATLAATGQHFEDVEEERLAEMGPEDPDPDMNAPQEGEAEEALPQAAVAETESGR, from the coding sequence ATGTCGGAGACCCCGAAGATGACCACGAGAACCCAGCGCCGCGCGGGCGGCGCCAGGCGGACGCGCCAGACCCGGGGCGGCAGCCGGGAGAAGGCCGCGTCCACGATCGCCGAGCGCCGCATCGACGAGCTTCGCCCCTATCAGGGCAATGCCCGGACCCATTCCAGGCGGCAGATCGGCCAGATCGCCGACAGCATCGACCGCTTCGGCTTCACCAACCCCGTGCTGATCGCCGATGACGACACCATCATCGCCGGCCATGGCCGCGTACTGGCGGCGAAGCAGCTGGGATTGAGAGAGGTGCCAACCGTGCGCCTCTCGCACATGAACGAGGCCGAACGCAGAGCCTACATCCTGGCCGACAACAAGCTCGCGCTCAATGCGGGCTGGGACCAGGAGCTGCTGGCGATCGAACTGCAGGCCCTGGTCGATCTCGACTTCGACGTGGAGATCACCGGCTTCTCGCTGGCCGAGATCGATTTTACCCTCGATGCCGCGAGCGAACGCGACGTGCCCGGCCCGGCCGGGCCCGAGGACGAGATCCCGGACCTGCCGACCACGGCGATCAGCCGGCCCGGCGATCTCTGGCGCTGCGGGCGTCACCGCGTGCTCTGCGGCGATGCCAGGTCGCCCGCCGACTACGATCTCCTGCTGGAAGGCGAGGAGGTCGATCTCGTCTTCACCGACCCGCCCTACAACGTGCCGATCGACGGCCATGTCTCCGGGCTTGGCAAGGTGCGCCACCGGGAGTTCGCCTTCGCCTCGGGCGAGATGTCGGAGGAGGCCTTCATTGCCTTCCTGACCGAGACGCTGGGCGCGGCGGCCGACCGCTGCCGCGACGGCGCCATCGCCTTTGTCTGCATGGACTGGCGGCACATGGGCGAACTGCTGGCGGCCGGACGCACGGTCTTCGACGAGATGAAGAACCTCTGCGTCTGGAACAAGACCAATGGCGGCATGGGCGCCTTCTATCGCTCCAAGCACGAGCTGGTCTTCGTCTTCAAGGTGGGCACCGGGCCCCATGTGAACAGCTTCGGCCTCGGCGAGACCGGGCGCTACCGCACCAATGTCTGGGACTATGCCGGCATCAACAGCTTTGGCGTCAGCCGGGACGCCGACCTCGCCATGCACCCGACGGTCAAGCCCGTGGCCCTGGTGGCGGACGCGATCCGGGATTGCTCCAGACGAGGCGACATCGTCCTCGATGGCTTCGGCGGCTCGGGCACGACCCTGATTGCCGCCGACCAGGTCGGCCGCAAGGCCCGGCTCCTCGAGTTCGACCCGGCCTATTGCGACACCATCGTCCGGCGCTGGGAACGCGTCACCGGCAAGCACGCGACCCTCGCGGCGACCGGCCAGCACTTCGAGGATGTCGAGGAGGAACGCCTGGCCGAGATGGGGCCGGAAGATCCCGATCCCGACATGAACGCGCCCCAAGAGGGCGAAGCGGAAGAGGCGCTCCCACAGGCCGCCGTCGCCGAGACGGAGAGCGGCAGATGA
- a CDS encoding transcriptional regulator has product MDKNDAANEPTSRQDLMEMTSEIVSAYVGHNVVPADELPNLIRRTFDALDAADKGEEAAAVEPQKPAVSVKRSVTPDHLICLEDGKRLKMLKRYLRTNYDMTPEQYRAKWNLPADYPMVAPNYAQKRAEMAKSIGLGRKGRQAKAAR; this is encoded by the coding sequence ATGGACAAGAACGACGCCGCGAACGAGCCAACCAGCCGCCAGGACCTGATGGAGATGACCTCCGAGATCGTGTCGGCCTATGTCGGCCACAATGTGGTCCCGGCCGATGAACTGCCGAACCTGATCCGGCGCACCTTCGACGCCCTGGACGCCGCGGACAAAGGCGAAGAGGCGGCAGCTGTGGAGCCACAGAAGCCGGCGGTCAGCGTCAAGCGCTCCGTCACGCCCGACCACCTGATCTGTCTCGAGGACGGCAAGAGGCTGAAGATGCTGAAGCGTTATCTCCGGACCAATTACGACATGACCCCGGAGCAGTATCGCGCGAAGTGGAATCTGCCGGCCGACTACCCGATGGTCGCGCCGAACTACGCGCAGAAGCGCGCCGAGATGGCGAAGTCCATCGGGCTCGGCCGCAAGGGACGCCAGGCCAAGGCCGCCAGATAG